One window of Corynebacterium sp. P3-F1 genomic DNA carries:
- a CDS encoding Xaa-Pro peptidase family protein: MTEHLSSANLPQTFPSDVYARRRNRVQHAVRERGLGAAVIATGPELAYLTGSWTSSHERLTALVIPPVGDARLVAPATDAASLAGLGDMPGITMVTWHDGEDPYLLVDGATGPGPVAVGSSLTADHVLRLRDVCGEIELASEVLASAFMVKRPEEIEQLAFASSAIDRVHAAVPDLLQPGRTERDVAEELDALILREHSRTDFVIVGSGPNGADPHHDFSDRILEVGDPVVVDIGGTVGAGYHSDCTRTYIVGGPENASKDVAGTYETLRRAQADAVAAARPGMTAGDLDAVARGRINEAGFGAYFTHRLGHGIGLGLHEEPFIIARSETVLQPGMVFSIEPGIYIPGSWGMRIEDIVVLEETGARRLNTARI, from the coding sequence ATGACCGAACACCTTTCTTCCGCGAACCTGCCCCAGACATTTCCTTCCGATGTCTACGCGCGCCGCCGCAACCGCGTACAACACGCGGTGCGGGAGCGCGGACTCGGTGCGGCAGTGATCGCCACCGGGCCCGAATTGGCCTATCTGACGGGTTCGTGGACGAGCTCTCACGAACGCTTGACGGCACTCGTCATTCCTCCAGTGGGCGATGCGAGGTTGGTGGCTCCGGCGACCGACGCTGCCTCGCTGGCCGGCCTCGGCGACATGCCCGGCATTACGATGGTCACCTGGCACGATGGGGAGGATCCGTATCTGCTGGTCGACGGCGCTACCGGGCCCGGCCCTGTAGCGGTGGGCAGCTCGCTCACCGCCGACCACGTTCTCCGTCTGCGCGATGTCTGCGGCGAGATCGAATTGGCCTCTGAAGTTCTCGCTTCGGCGTTCATGGTGAAGCGCCCCGAGGAGATCGAGCAACTCGCTTTCGCTTCCTCCGCCATCGATCGCGTCCATGCCGCTGTCCCGGATCTGCTACAGCCTGGGAGGACGGAGCGGGATGTGGCCGAGGAGTTGGACGCGTTGATCCTCCGCGAGCATTCCCGCACTGACTTCGTCATCGTCGGTTCCGGCCCGAACGGCGCTGACCCCCACCACGATTTCTCGGACCGCATCCTAGAGGTGGGAGATCCCGTCGTCGTCGATATCGGTGGCACCGTCGGAGCCGGATACCACTCAGACTGCACGCGCACTTACATCGTCGGCGGACCGGAGAATGCGTCAAAGGACGTCGCTGGCACGTACGAGACGCTGCGGCGCGCGCAAGCCGATGCCGTCGCGGCGGCGCGTCCCGGTATGACTGCTGGGGACCTCGACGCAGTTGCCCGCGGACGCATCAACGAGGCCGGGTTCGGCGCGTACTTCACGCACAGGCTAGGCCACGGTATTGGGCTTGGACTGCACGAAGAGCCGTTCATCATCGCGCGCAGCGAAACGGTGCTGCAACCGGGCATGGTGTTCTCGATTGAACCGGGCATCTACATACCTGGGTCATGGGGAATGCGGATCGAAGACATCGTCGTGCTCGAGGAGACGGGCGCCCGCCGGTTGAATACCGCGCGCATATAA
- the tatC gene encoding twin-arginine translocase subunit TatC, whose protein sequence is MSLTEHLQELRRRVIISLLAILAGTIFGFIWYQWAPGPVMPLGEIIRRPYCSLPEELRADLTADGTCRLIATTPFEMFMLRLKVGFLAGLVVSSPVWLQQLWAFITPGLHKNERRWTLSFVTLAVTLFVAGALIAYFIVDQGLYVLMSIGQEYQIAALSGQQYYNFVLALIVIFGVSFEVPLVIIMLNLAGLLQYEQVKDKRRIIVVILFIFAAFITPGQDPFSMLVLSLSLSLLVELAFQFCRVHDKRRAKDLSEWASLDDDEASGPIAAPTPVGSAGGIGGAAPIAGPDNLAAPAPVTASGGGEYGAEPMSIRGRASTPNFFDDVL, encoded by the coding sequence ATGTCCCTCACGGAGCATCTCCAAGAGCTGCGGCGGCGCGTGATCATTTCTTTGCTGGCGATTCTCGCCGGGACCATCTTCGGGTTCATCTGGTACCAGTGGGCGCCCGGTCCCGTCATGCCGCTCGGCGAGATCATCCGCAGGCCGTACTGCTCGTTGCCCGAAGAGCTACGCGCTGACCTGACGGCAGACGGAACATGCCGTTTGATTGCCACGACACCGTTCGAGATGTTCATGCTGCGTCTTAAAGTCGGTTTCCTCGCCGGTCTCGTTGTCTCCTCGCCGGTGTGGCTGCAGCAGCTCTGGGCGTTCATCACACCCGGCCTGCACAAGAATGAGCGTCGGTGGACGCTCAGTTTCGTCACACTTGCTGTCACGCTTTTCGTGGCGGGTGCCTTGATCGCCTACTTCATCGTCGATCAGGGCCTTTACGTCCTCATGTCGATCGGGCAGGAGTACCAGATCGCGGCGTTGTCCGGTCAGCAGTACTACAACTTCGTCTTGGCGCTGATCGTGATCTTCGGTGTGAGCTTCGAGGTTCCGCTGGTGATCATCATGCTGAATCTTGCCGGACTGTTGCAGTACGAGCAGGTCAAGGACAAGCGCCGGATCATCGTCGTGATTCTGTTCATCTTCGCGGCGTTCATCACCCCGGGCCAAGACCCGTTCTCCATGCTGGTGCTGTCACTGTCCCTCTCACTTCTCGTGGAGTTGGCGTTCCAGTTCTGCCGCGTCCACGACAAGAGAAGAGCGAAGGACCTCAGCGAATGGGCTTCGCTTGACGACGATGAAGCGTCCGGCCCCATCGCTGCCCCCACGCCAGTCGGTTCCGCAGGCGGTATCGGTGGGGCTGCCCCGATCGCCGGTCCCGACAACCTGGCAGCGCCCGCGCCTGTGACCGCATCAGGTGGAGGGGAGTACGGGGCAGAACCGATGTCGATACGGGGGCGCGCGAGCACCCCGAACTTCTTCGACGACGTGCTCTAA
- a CDS encoding SDR family oxidoreductase, which produces MSSINYDNGTLLLLGGTSDIGGEVAVRLCAGRDVVLAGRKPGELGDVEKRMRDAGAASVRSIEFDAVDLASHRAVIDDAAQSGPITTAIVAFGILGDQAQAEHDERHAVDIAMVDYTAQVSMLTVLADVMDSGHIFAFSSIAGWRARRANYVYGSTKAGLDAFCQGLADRLHGTDVSLITARPGFVIGSMTEGMTPAPLSVTPDSVADAVVAAMGKGSRTVWIPRALQLLAWVMRCVPRPVWRRMPR; this is translated from the coding sequence GTGAGCTCCATTAATTACGACAACGGCACCTTGCTCCTGCTCGGTGGCACCAGCGACATCGGCGGGGAAGTAGCAGTGCGCCTGTGCGCGGGCCGCGATGTGGTGCTGGCGGGTAGGAAACCGGGGGAGCTGGGAGACGTCGAAAAGCGCATGCGCGACGCGGGTGCCGCGAGCGTGCGCTCCATCGAATTCGATGCCGTCGACCTCGCCTCCCACCGCGCTGTCATTGACGACGCAGCTCAGTCGGGGCCGATCACCACCGCGATCGTGGCCTTCGGCATACTCGGCGACCAAGCCCAAGCCGAGCACGACGAGCGGCATGCCGTGGACATTGCGATGGTGGACTACACCGCGCAGGTGAGCATGTTGACTGTGCTCGCCGACGTCATGGACTCCGGGCACATTTTCGCGTTCTCTTCCATCGCCGGCTGGCGCGCCAGGCGGGCGAACTACGTCTACGGTTCGACTAAAGCCGGTCTGGACGCATTCTGCCAGGGGCTCGCGGACCGTTTACACGGAACGGACGTGTCGCTGATCACCGCGCGCCCCGGATTCGTCATCGGTTCCATGACCGAGGGAATGACTCCAGCTCCTCTGTCCGTCACCCCGGACTCCGTCGCCGACGCAGTTGTCGCGGCGATGGGGAAGGGCAGCCGGACGGTATGGATTCCTCGCGCGCTCCAGCTCCTCGCCTGGGTGATGCGCTGTGTTCCTCGACCGGTCTGGCGGCGCATGCCCCGGTAA
- a CDS encoding RNA helicase, with translation MGSMHLDEFRANKPFPLDEFQIEACEAVEADRGVLVCAPTGSGKTVVGEFAVSLALSRGTKCFYTTPIKALSNQKYHDLVAEHGEDAVGLLTGDTSINGNAEVVVMTTEVLRNMIYAESPALDRLSHVVMDEIHYLADRDRGAVWEEIILNLDESARIIGLSATVSNSEEFGEWLDEVRGDTDVIVSEKRPVPLNQFMMVQRKIMPLFEPGTDQVNRELERTIERLESGADEGRRDFEEGRGFRARSGGRRSGERRSQDRVRPVGRPEVVEALRGRDMLPAIVFIFSRAGCDGALFQCLRSRKELTTHEEAERIKQIADEGVEGIPDEDLNVLNYRQLKTAWSRGFAAHHAGMLPAFKHIVEQLFVEGLVRVVFATETLALGINMPARTVVLEKMVKFNGDAHVDLTPGQYTQLTGRAGRRGIDTIGNAVVQWAPAMDPRQVAGLASTRTYPLISLFTPGYNMAINMLQMNGFEDSIRLIEKSFAQFQTDRSVVGEVRKIERQRGSVDKLRAELDAAVQELGFDDAGGDVAAQLVDYTRLRRDLAEEEKKAKKSSIEERHKEIQKVLGRLQVGDVIALPSKRRPELAAVVAPAGRKDDPRPWITTERGWSGRIDAASFGNAPVVVGSIKVPRDIAHKPRRHTRKVVQELSRGRFHAPKNLKEKARTRTSKRTLELRDAIRAHPVHSWPAAERERLARLGEYLAREERALQKAQVSVDTQTDTLGKMFERIIGLLTEMDYVELVDGEPTVTEEGERLARIHNVSDLLVAQCLKRGIWDELDPAELAGVASMCVFENRKATGGYPEAATDRMADAMNATQRIYGELASDEQRHRLPPTAVPDPGFALSVHQWAAGAPLGYALAAAAESGAELTPGDFVRWCRQVIDLLEQIVQTGYSDEIKHNARRAVEAIRRGVVAIGN, from the coding sequence GTGGGGAGCATGCACCTCGATGAGTTCCGCGCGAACAAGCCTTTCCCCCTCGACGAGTTTCAGATCGAGGCCTGCGAAGCCGTCGAGGCCGACCGCGGCGTGCTGGTGTGCGCGCCGACCGGGTCCGGCAAGACTGTTGTGGGGGAGTTCGCCGTGTCGCTGGCGCTCTCTCGCGGCACGAAGTGCTTTTACACCACTCCGATCAAGGCGCTGAGCAACCAGAAGTACCACGACCTCGTCGCCGAGCACGGCGAAGATGCGGTGGGGCTGCTCACCGGCGACACCAGCATCAACGGCAATGCTGAGGTCGTTGTAATGACCACCGAGGTTTTGCGCAACATGATCTACGCCGAATCGCCGGCGCTGGACCGCTTGTCTCATGTTGTCATGGACGAGATCCACTACCTCGCGGACCGCGACCGCGGCGCGGTGTGGGAGGAAATCATCCTCAACCTCGACGAATCCGCCCGGATCATCGGACTCTCCGCGACGGTGTCGAACTCGGAGGAATTCGGCGAATGGCTCGATGAGGTGCGCGGCGACACCGACGTGATCGTCTCCGAGAAACGCCCGGTTCCGCTCAACCAGTTCATGATGGTGCAGCGCAAGATCATGCCGCTGTTCGAGCCGGGCACCGACCAGGTCAACCGCGAACTTGAACGCACCATCGAGCGGCTCGAGTCGGGTGCGGATGAAGGTCGCCGGGACTTCGAAGAAGGCCGCGGTTTCCGTGCCCGGTCCGGAGGCAGGCGCAGTGGCGAGCGACGCTCCCAGGACCGGGTACGTCCGGTGGGCCGGCCCGAGGTCGTCGAGGCGCTTCGGGGGCGCGACATGCTCCCCGCGATCGTCTTCATTTTCTCCCGCGCGGGCTGCGACGGGGCTCTGTTCCAGTGCCTGCGTTCCCGGAAGGAATTGACCACGCATGAAGAGGCGGAACGCATCAAGCAGATCGCCGATGAGGGAGTGGAGGGCATTCCCGACGAGGACTTGAATGTCCTCAACTACCGCCAGCTTAAGACTGCATGGTCGCGGGGTTTCGCGGCCCACCACGCCGGCATGCTGCCGGCGTTCAAGCACATCGTCGAGCAACTCTTCGTCGAAGGGCTCGTCCGCGTTGTTTTCGCCACCGAGACACTCGCCTTGGGCATCAACATGCCGGCGCGCACAGTCGTGTTGGAGAAAATGGTGAAGTTCAACGGCGACGCCCACGTCGACCTCACGCCGGGCCAGTACACGCAGCTCACGGGTCGTGCGGGCCGCCGCGGCATCGACACCATCGGCAACGCGGTGGTGCAGTGGGCGCCGGCAATGGATCCACGTCAGGTGGCGGGACTCGCCTCAACTCGCACCTACCCGCTGATCTCGCTGTTCACCCCCGGGTACAACATGGCGATCAACATGCTGCAGATGAACGGTTTCGAGGACTCGATCCGGCTCATCGAGAAGTCCTTCGCCCAGTTCCAGACCGACCGCAGCGTCGTCGGGGAGGTGCGCAAGATTGAGAGGCAGCGGGGGAGCGTCGATAAGCTGCGCGCCGAGCTTGACGCGGCTGTGCAAGAACTCGGCTTCGACGACGCCGGCGGGGATGTCGCCGCCCAGCTCGTGGATTACACGCGTTTGCGCCGCGACCTGGCCGAGGAAGAGAAGAAGGCCAAGAAATCCTCCATCGAGGAGCGCCACAAGGAGATCCAGAAAGTGCTGGGCCGGCTGCAGGTCGGCGACGTGATCGCGTTGCCGTCGAAGCGCCGCCCGGAGCTCGCCGCGGTGGTGGCGCCCGCGGGAAGGAAAGACGATCCGCGGCCGTGGATCACCACGGAACGCGGCTGGTCGGGGCGCATTGACGCGGCGTCGTTCGGGAACGCGCCCGTGGTCGTCGGGAGCATCAAGGTGCCCCGCGACATTGCCCACAAGCCTCGCCGACACACGCGAAAGGTGGTCCAAGAGCTCAGCCGCGGGCGTTTCCACGCGCCGAAAAACCTCAAGGAAAAAGCGCGGACGCGGACATCAAAACGCACGCTTGAGCTTCGCGACGCCATCCGCGCCCACCCCGTCCACTCGTGGCCCGCAGCAGAACGTGAACGGCTTGCTCGTCTCGGCGAGTATCTCGCGCGGGAAGAACGCGCTCTGCAGAAGGCCCAGGTCAGCGTGGACACCCAAACGGACACCCTCGGCAAGATGTTTGAGCGCATCATCGGGCTGCTGACTGAGATGGACTACGTCGAGCTTGTCGACGGCGAACCCACCGTCACCGAGGAAGGCGAACGCCTCGCTCGCATCCACAACGTGTCCGACCTCTTGGTCGCGCAGTGCCTGAAGCGCGGTATCTGGGACGAGCTCGATCCGGCGGAACTCGCCGGTGTCGCGTCCATGTGTGTTTTTGAGAACCGCAAAGCAACCGGCGGATACCCCGAGGCCGCGACCGACCGCATGGCCGACGCGATGAACGCGACACAGCGTATCTACGGTGAGTTGGCCAGCGACGAACAGCGTCACCGGCTGCCGCCGACTGCTGTTCCGGACCCCGGCTTCGCGTTGTCAGTCCACCAGTGGGCCGCCGGCGCACCGCTGGGCTATGCGCTGGCCGCCGCAGCGGAGTCCGGCGCGGAGCTCACACCCGGCGACTTCGTGCGCTGGTGCCGCCAGGTCATCGATCTATTGGAGCAGATCGTGCAGACCGGGTACTCCGACGAGATCAAGCACAACGCCCGCCGTGCAGTGGAGGCGATCCGCCGCGGGGTCGTGGCGATCGGCAACTAG
- a CDS encoding polyprenol monophosphomannose synthase produces the protein MADTETEKATASTLVIIPTYNEVENLPLIVARVRESNPDVDILVVDDNSPDGTGDKADELAAEDSHINVVHREEKTGLLGAYTAGFNWGLERDYAVLCQMDADGSHAPEQLPRLLSAIDEGADLVIGSRYVDGGEAVNWPKNRYLLSKLGNLYISVALGDDVADMTAGYRAFRREVLESIDLEDLSRKGYIFQVDLADRAVQEGFDVREVPITFVDRELGESKLDASFAGESLAEVTKWGWKRRSTQVSEIAGELARLGRYQLDELGVNKIPGKVTHAVGVAGDLAEEGAKLAKYEVQRFLNNRH, from the coding sequence GTGGCTGACACTGAGACAGAGAAGGCGACCGCTTCAACTTTGGTCATCATCCCGACATACAACGAGGTGGAGAACCTTCCCCTGATCGTCGCTCGTGTGCGGGAGTCGAACCCAGACGTGGACATTCTGGTGGTCGACGATAATTCACCGGACGGCACCGGGGATAAGGCTGATGAACTGGCCGCAGAAGACAGCCACATCAACGTTGTCCACCGCGAAGAGAAGACCGGCCTGCTCGGCGCGTACACCGCGGGCTTCAACTGGGGTCTGGAGCGCGATTACGCCGTGCTCTGCCAAATGGATGCTGACGGCTCGCACGCACCGGAGCAGCTCCCGCGCCTGCTCTCAGCTATCGACGAAGGGGCGGACCTCGTCATCGGCTCCCGCTACGTCGACGGCGGCGAGGCCGTGAACTGGCCGAAGAACCGCTACCTGCTGTCGAAGCTGGGCAACCTGTACATCTCGGTTGCTCTCGGCGACGATGTGGCCGACATGACCGCTGGGTACCGCGCATTCCGCCGCGAGGTCCTCGAATCCATCGATCTGGAGGACCTGTCGCGCAAGGGCTACATCTTCCAGGTCGACTTGGCTGATCGCGCCGTGCAGGAGGGCTTCGACGTGCGCGAGGTTCCCATCACCTTCGTCGACCGCGAGCTCGGTGAATCCAAGTTGGATGCCAGCTTCGCCGGCGAATCCTTGGCCGAGGTGACCAAGTGGGGTTGGAAGCGCCGCTCCACTCAGGTGTCCGAAATAGCCGGCGAGCTCGCGCGTCTTGGCCGCTACCAGTTGGACGAGCTTGGCGTGAACAAGATCCCGGGCAAGGTCACCCACGCAGTCGGCGTAGCTGGTGACTTGGCTGAGGAAGGCGCAAAGCTGGCCAAGTACGAAGTCCAGCGTTTCCTGAACAACCGCCATTAG
- the lnt gene encoding apolipoprotein N-acyltransferase encodes MTTALQSRPKGRTPRLITIARILLAALGGVSVYFSYEPHGIAAAGVAGIMLFYLALAPWPAVGADSVGLPTAKRGALFGFAHGFCAYVLLLPWVGEFVGALPWIALSVTLALWSILTGIFGILVARWRWGFIAFAFVYSAVEFLLSSFPFGGFSWVRLAWGQINGPLANLAPWGGPALITFATVLLGSSLAALVLVLIDQKLKNLTVAVPAAATSAVVLSVAVLTGLSINSSGPTTGEVTVAAVQGNVPRMGLDFNAQRRAVLVNHVNVTRELGASGEQPDLVFWPENSSDVNPFRDREARDLITAAVHAVDAPVLVGTLTKDEVGDRNTAVVFDPVTGAGDIHHKRFLQPFGEWMPMRDFFRIFSSYVDMAGDFKPGDGDGTVHMADHVVGVATCYEVAFDAAYRDAVKAGAEILTTPTNNATFGFTDMTYQQLAMSRIRALETDRAVVVAATSGVSAIVHPDGTVSQHTEIFQPGYLVEKLPLRDSVTFAVRYGRIVQWLLALGGAGVMLAAGVGARRGYASNGNAKPLSTGRQNNDN; translated from the coding sequence ATGACGACAGCGCTTCAGTCGCGCCCGAAGGGGCGCACCCCGCGACTCATCACGATCGCCCGCATCCTTCTCGCCGCACTCGGTGGCGTGTCGGTCTATTTCTCGTACGAGCCGCACGGCATCGCTGCCGCTGGTGTCGCCGGCATCATGCTGTTTTACTTGGCGCTCGCGCCGTGGCCCGCTGTGGGCGCTGATAGCGTAGGGCTCCCCACGGCGAAACGTGGCGCCCTATTTGGCTTCGCGCACGGATTCTGTGCGTACGTGCTACTCCTGCCGTGGGTGGGTGAATTCGTCGGTGCATTGCCGTGGATCGCACTCTCAGTGACGCTCGCTTTGTGGTCGATTCTGACCGGCATCTTCGGCATCCTTGTCGCCCGGTGGCGGTGGGGATTCATTGCTTTCGCCTTTGTCTATTCCGCGGTCGAGTTTCTGCTGTCTTCTTTCCCCTTTGGCGGTTTCTCCTGGGTGCGCCTCGCGTGGGGCCAAATCAACGGCCCGCTGGCCAATCTCGCGCCATGGGGCGGACCCGCTCTGATCACGTTCGCGACCGTACTGCTCGGCTCATCGCTGGCCGCGCTGGTGCTCGTGCTGATCGACCAGAAGCTGAAGAACCTGACGGTTGCCGTGCCTGCTGCCGCGACTTCCGCGGTTGTGCTGAGCGTGGCTGTGCTCACTGGGCTGTCCATCAACTCTTCCGGCCCAACAACAGGTGAGGTGACCGTCGCGGCGGTGCAGGGCAACGTGCCGCGCATGGGATTGGACTTCAACGCTCAACGCCGCGCCGTGCTAGTGAACCACGTCAACGTGACCAGGGAGCTCGGTGCGAGCGGGGAGCAACCGGATCTGGTGTTCTGGCCGGAGAACTCTTCTGACGTGAATCCATTCCGCGACAGGGAAGCGCGTGACCTGATTACCGCGGCAGTTCATGCTGTCGACGCGCCCGTCTTGGTCGGCACACTGACCAAAGACGAGGTGGGGGACCGCAACACAGCTGTCGTCTTCGATCCGGTAACTGGCGCGGGCGATATTCACCACAAACGGTTCCTCCAGCCGTTCGGCGAATGGATGCCCATGCGGGATTTCTTCCGGATTTTCTCCTCCTACGTGGACATGGCCGGCGATTTCAAGCCCGGCGACGGTGACGGCACCGTGCACATGGCAGACCATGTCGTGGGTGTAGCCACCTGCTACGAGGTCGCCTTCGATGCCGCATACCGGGACGCTGTCAAGGCCGGAGCCGAGATTCTGACGACACCGACGAATAACGCCACTTTCGGTTTCACCGACATGACGTACCAGCAGCTGGCCATGAGCCGGATCCGGGCGCTGGAAACGGACAGGGCAGTGGTTGTGGCGGCTACCTCTGGAGTGTCCGCGATTGTGCACCCGGACGGAACGGTGTCCCAGCACACAGAGATTTTCCAACCCGGGTACCTGGTGGAGAAACTACCGCTGCGGGACTCCGTGACATTCGCAGTGCGATACGGCCGGATCGTCCAATGGCTTCTCGCGCTCGGCGGAGCTGGCGTCATGCTGGCCGCAGGCGTGGGTGCGCGACGGGGGTATGCTTCAAACGGGAACGCAAAGCCGCTTAGCACCGGGCGGCAGAACAACGACAATTAG
- the tatA gene encoding Sec-independent protein translocase subunit TatA produces the protein MPSLGPMEILLIVFVVLLLFGSAKLPELARSVGRSARIFKSEVNEMQNDGKQQGATAANVEQDAPQTQTQPQREITSGPTTQGQQSVDQGFWNQSQNQQPNQPGTNPNA, from the coding sequence ATGCCGAGCCTTGGCCCAATGGAAATCCTCCTCATCGTCTTCGTCGTCCTTCTGCTCTTCGGCTCCGCAAAACTGCCGGAGCTGGCACGTTCCGTGGGCCGCTCCGCCCGCATCTTCAAGTCCGAGGTCAACGAGATGCAAAACGACGGCAAGCAGCAGGGGGCCACCGCCGCCAACGTCGAGCAGGATGCGCCGCAGACCCAAACCCAGCCGCAACGCGAGATCACTTCGGGCCCCACCACCCAGGGCCAGCAGAGCGTTGACCAGGGGTTCTGGAACCAGTCGCAGAACCAGCAGCCGAATCAGCCGGGCACCAACCCTAACGCCTAA
- a CDS encoding serine protease: MFPDALVRLSCRGAYCSGTLLAPDIVLTCAHFFQEYPDGVVVRSRGKIQTIKTVDIVPGTDIAVVRIRPFHHLGDVPFPQLGGAPSPGQSTATFGFGGRAARLQVRDGRWITLVPLALSRTGSLVRPAGFVFNRTPALKGDSGGPVLVGGRIAGIQSLIVDPLGCNSHVAVVNLLTEPLREKLEVRTAEVWS; encoded by the coding sequence ATGTTCCCCGACGCGCTGGTACGTCTGTCCTGCCGCGGCGCGTACTGCAGCGGCACGTTGCTTGCGCCCGACATAGTGCTGACCTGCGCCCATTTCTTCCAGGAGTACCCGGATGGCGTGGTGGTCCGCAGCCGGGGAAAGATCCAGACGATCAAGACCGTTGACATCGTGCCCGGCACCGATATTGCGGTGGTGCGGATCCGGCCCTTCCATCATCTCGGTGACGTACCGTTTCCGCAGTTGGGCGGCGCACCGTCACCCGGCCAGTCAACGGCGACGTTCGGCTTCGGCGGCCGAGCCGCGCGGCTCCAAGTCCGCGACGGCCGCTGGATCACCCTCGTTCCCCTGGCATTGTCGCGCACGGGTTCTCTCGTGCGTCCGGCGGGGTTTGTGTTCAACCGCACACCAGCTCTCAAAGGCGACTCGGGTGGGCCGGTTCTGGTTGGCGGCAGGATCGCGGGCATTCAGTCGTTGATCGTCGACCCGCTCGGCTGCAACTCGCACGTCGCCGTAGTCAATCTCCTGACGGAACCACTTCGGGAGAAGCTGGAGGTCCGTACGGCCGAGGTGTGGAGCTAG
- a CDS encoding FxsA family protein, translating to MPILVYFLIEALAFWGVSRLVGVGWALVGIFALMLIGALAASPALRSELERASSGNGTVGQFAGGTALVAAGWALAIIPGYVTSLTGLILLLRPTRELVRKSMANSLRKRVEDFGVQVYDASPMKRRSTSYGTFGDGSTVIDAEPDPSDVDIENWSRDARPEDFGESHK from the coding sequence ATGCCGATTCTCGTTTACTTCCTCATCGAAGCTCTCGCGTTCTGGGGCGTGAGCCGGCTCGTTGGTGTCGGCTGGGCTCTCGTTGGCATCTTCGCGCTCATGCTCATCGGCGCGCTCGCCGCATCCCCGGCGCTGCGTTCGGAGCTGGAGCGTGCCTCATCCGGCAACGGGACAGTCGGTCAATTCGCCGGGGGAACAGCGCTCGTGGCCGCCGGCTGGGCGCTTGCGATCATTCCCGGCTACGTCACGTCGCTGACGGGACTCATTCTTCTCCTGCGGCCGACGCGCGAGCTCGTGCGTAAATCCATGGCGAATTCCCTGCGAAAGCGCGTTGAGGACTTCGGCGTGCAGGTCTACGACGCATCGCCGATGAAGCGCCGCAGCACCTCCTACGGCACGTTCGGCGACGGCAGCACTGTGATTGATGCAGAACCGGACCCCAGTGACGTAGACATCGAGAACTGGTCCCGCGATGCCCGCCCGGAGGACTTCGGGGAGTCCCACAAATGA
- a CDS encoding YafY family protein, which yields MAERKDSPEKLAALVRALNLIPYLHQHPQATPMEIARDLGHTPAEVMENLRRLQMSGVGSGPGELIDLAAEWTGVTVIDDQGLNTPLRLTPTEANALLLTLESLETMPGLIDQHAVNSAAQKLRDVVRSAGVPDAEHSQTTGPEAIVSQALAQRRMLEVTYHSATSDTVRPRTVSPLGLFHRDGNTYLSAFEDGAAKTFRLDRIQDAQLLDAPSTPAPHMDYDADDPFGFRQAQVAELLIRTEATWLADYWQIEFVDTANHDPSSGWVAATMPYGNDDWLIRFCLSQADRVRVVSPPAITRELAARGATALERYA from the coding sequence ATGGCTGAGAGGAAAGACAGCCCGGAGAAGCTCGCCGCACTTGTTCGCGCGTTGAATCTCATCCCGTACCTGCACCAGCACCCGCAGGCGACTCCAATGGAAATCGCGCGCGACCTCGGGCACACTCCCGCTGAGGTGATGGAGAATCTGCGCCGGCTACAGATGTCCGGCGTGGGCAGCGGCCCTGGCGAACTCATCGACCTAGCTGCGGAATGGACCGGCGTCACCGTCATCGACGACCAGGGATTGAACACCCCGCTCCGGCTGACGCCCACGGAAGCGAACGCTCTGCTGCTCACCCTGGAGTCGCTGGAAACGATGCCAGGTCTGATTGATCAGCACGCGGTGAACTCCGCGGCACAGAAACTCCGCGACGTGGTCCGCTCCGCTGGCGTGCCCGATGCGGAACACTCGCAGACCACGGGGCCCGAAGCAATCGTTTCGCAGGCTTTGGCGCAGCGTCGGATGCTGGAAGTGACCTATCATTCGGCCACGTCAGACACCGTCCGTCCCCGCACGGTCTCACCACTGGGTCTGTTCCATAGGGACGGAAACACTTACCTGTCCGCATTCGAGGACGGCGCAGCGAAGACATTCCGGCTCGACCGCATCCAGGATGCGCAGCTTCTCGACGCCCCATCGACCCCCGCCCCCCACATGGACTACGATGCCGACGATCCCTTCGGCTTTCGGCAAGCCCAAGTGGCGGAATTGCTCATCAGAACCGAGGCAACGTGGTTGGCGGACTACTGGCAGATCGAGTTCGTGGACACTGCGAACCACGATCCCAGTTCTGGCTGGGTAGCGGCGACGATGCCGTACGGCAATGACGACTGGCTAATTCGGTTCTGCCTCAGCCAGGCCGACCGGGTGAGAGTAGTGTCACCCCCAGCGATTACCCGCGAGCTCGCCGCGCGCGGCGCGACGGCACTCGAGCGGTATGCTTAA